One window from the genome of Paraneptunicella aestuarii encodes:
- a CDS encoding serine/threonine-protein kinase, translating to MPDIAGYRILSLIAQGGMGKVYKAVDENIQRPVAVKLLQSELLYLSKTDASLIQDEARALAQVNHPNVMQVFELAEYSNGFAIVGEYIDGTSLTALQTEKVLTLEHKLGLLKQIADGMQAVHDAGLMHGDLKASNVLVNNAGQAKVIDFGLAFQFAAPGNASISSQHYSLVNMAPEQWKAVLDTSDPSSEQVAKPVSKAADVFAFGVLAYELIAGYSPYGTSDVQALKERVTRGQFSDACDIYPKLPQAISDLLNQLLQTEPEHRPGSFSVISDCIQRSLQGMVTAKLLEQQTVTLDSSLKENKAQSAAQARAKSLHLGIASVLFFALLMSAAGLLFWPQEPFDVVADEPHYVAVLRPKVLVSELPDAQQQVLVAAMDDTLRQSVIRGRNTQLLPQSEYRSDSLTITDIVIQTSATEVVQPEMQCFDAYCDITLKVFRDGDWQNPQLSSWVMQTYALGESILELQSVFAQLLPEVASSITATGIEIADVDYQAFLSIYIDVFFKGDESRENLRRLQVLLEKAPSLYSAYSLYRRIALYLYRSENDGVLLDSLKQVLKRAPSAYRNSLQFTIDMLWIALYQDDRQGAEELLKQARNRGADTLTLAELRASYFLENEQPEQAIEHYQQALALRFSANNQFNLALSYWYLGEYEKVVESLKKLIAITPESYQALQLLGSVYLVQGQLELAIEVLAPLTVKTPQSMDLNNLAIAYSLKREFQLAQAAALSSAKLSPNMPSVIFNLADIEWYLGNIAQAQTYYQEVLQKVGEDDSLSSLLLKAQAWAHLGEPRKAITMLNQANQLVPNNGEVAFISALVYVQINEKVSSVAKVEQALKEGVGEVWFNLPWFDELCSNVDYRSLFKTPPDSCR from the coding sequence ATGCCTGATATTGCAGGGTATCGGATCTTGTCGCTTATTGCCCAAGGAGGAATGGGCAAGGTCTACAAAGCGGTGGATGAAAATATCCAGCGCCCTGTTGCTGTCAAGCTTCTGCAGTCTGAGTTATTGTATTTATCAAAAACCGATGCCTCCCTGATCCAGGACGAAGCCAGAGCGTTGGCTCAGGTCAATCATCCCAATGTAATGCAGGTCTTTGAATTAGCTGAATATTCTAATGGATTTGCGATAGTTGGTGAATATATTGATGGAACGTCCTTAACGGCACTGCAAACCGAGAAAGTGCTCACATTAGAGCACAAGTTGGGCTTATTGAAACAAATCGCTGACGGTATGCAGGCTGTTCATGACGCAGGATTGATGCACGGCGATCTGAAAGCGTCTAATGTGTTGGTGAATAACGCCGGGCAAGCCAAAGTGATTGATTTTGGCTTGGCATTTCAATTTGCCGCACCTGGTAATGCATCAATCTCATCGCAACACTATAGTCTTGTTAACATGGCTCCTGAACAGTGGAAGGCGGTATTAGATACATCTGATCCTTCATCTGAACAAGTCGCCAAACCCGTATCCAAGGCTGCGGATGTATTTGCTTTTGGTGTTTTAGCCTATGAGCTGATTGCGGGCTATTCCCCTTACGGTACTTCTGATGTGCAAGCATTGAAGGAACGAGTGACCCGCGGTCAGTTTTCTGATGCTTGCGATATCTACCCTAAACTTCCCCAGGCAATTTCAGATCTACTAAACCAACTTTTGCAGACAGAACCTGAACATCGCCCCGGCTCATTTTCCGTTATTAGTGATTGTATACAACGTAGTTTGCAAGGGATGGTGACTGCCAAATTGCTGGAACAACAAACCGTAACGCTTGATTCTTCGCTTAAAGAGAATAAGGCTCAATCTGCTGCTCAAGCAAGGGCAAAGAGCTTGCATTTGGGGATTGCGAGTGTTTTGTTTTTTGCACTGTTGATGAGCGCGGCGGGTTTGCTGTTTTGGCCTCAAGAACCTTTTGATGTGGTTGCTGATGAGCCTCATTATGTGGCTGTATTGCGCCCGAAAGTGCTCGTTTCTGAACTGCCGGATGCACAGCAGCAAGTTTTGGTTGCTGCAATGGATGACACATTACGCCAATCGGTTATTCGAGGCCGTAATACGCAATTATTACCACAAAGTGAATACCGTTCAGATAGCCTGACAATTACTGATATTGTTATTCAGACCTCGGCAACAGAGGTTGTTCAGCCTGAAATGCAATGCTTCGATGCATACTGCGATATTACCCTCAAAGTGTTTCGTGACGGTGATTGGCAAAACCCTCAGTTATCTTCCTGGGTAATGCAAACTTATGCACTGGGGGAAAGTATTCTGGAATTACAATCGGTGTTTGCGCAATTGCTACCCGAAGTCGCTTCTAGCATTACTGCAACAGGAATAGAAATCGCTGACGTGGATTATCAGGCGTTTCTGAGCATTTATATTGATGTCTTCTTCAAGGGTGATGAATCTCGTGAAAACTTGCGACGTTTACAAGTTTTGCTAGAAAAAGCGCCGTCTTTGTATTCGGCTTACAGCCTTTATCGTCGTATCGCTTTGTACCTCTATCGTAGTGAAAATGATGGTGTGCTGCTGGATAGTCTAAAACAGGTATTGAAACGGGCGCCGTCGGCGTATCGGAATAGCCTGCAATTCACTATTGATATGCTCTGGATTGCTTTGTATCAGGACGACAGGCAAGGAGCGGAGGAATTGCTTAAGCAAGCGAGAAATAGAGGAGCTGATACACTCACACTTGCAGAGCTTCGTGCCAGTTATTTTCTCGAGAATGAGCAACCTGAGCAGGCGATTGAACACTATCAGCAAGCATTGGCATTGCGCTTTAGTGCCAATAATCAGTTTAATCTGGCGCTGAGTTATTGGTATTTGGGTGAATATGAAAAGGTCGTTGAATCACTAAAGAAATTGATCGCGATCACTCCCGAATCGTATCAAGCTTTACAGTTACTCGGTTCGGTCTATTTGGTGCAAGGGCAATTAGAGTTAGCCATTGAGGTTCTAGCCCCGTTAACGGTTAAAACGCCGCAAAGTATGGATTTAAATAATCTGGCAATTGCCTATTCCTTAAAAAGGGAATTTCAATTAGCTCAAGCGGCAGCCTTAAGTTCTGCGAAATTAAGCCCAAATATGCCGTCCGTAATATTCAATCTGGCTGATATAGAGTGGTATTTGGGTAACATTGCGCAAGCCCAAACCTATTATCAGGAGGTGTTACAAAAAGTAGGGGAAGACGATTCATTGAGTTCGCTATTGTTAAAGGCTCAAGCTTGGGCGCATTTGGGGGAGCCGCGAAAAGCGATTACCATGCTAAATCAGGCCAATCAATTAGTGCCAAATAATGGTGAAGTGGCTTTTATATCCGCGCTTGTTTACGTGCAAATTAATGAGAAAGTGTCATCTGTGGCGAAAGTGGAACAGGCGCTTAAAGAAGGGGTTGGCGAGGTCTGGTTTAACCTTCCCTGGTTTGATGAACTATGTAGTAATGTCGATTATCGTTCCCTGTTTAAGACTCCGCCAGATTCTTGCCGATAA
- a CDS encoding P-loop NTPase fold protein, which produces MANETSNQANDGYIFNVLHEEVSDTDAFEEKTHERISQSLYSLITTARKACTIGLEGAWGSGKSTVINLLRNKLKADQNDDAKERTLFYVFDAWAHDGDTLRKTFLEELILEVAKDNNIKSKQLDPRLKEIRERASGRKKTITTENTKQISNYAKWLAVSILAFPLGATLLSKVDFDKLYAPWDKIAGDINWLFFFGIVFTSLPFVITLFNAIRSYIDPDYSFALLNPNHKETLTQSITQDIDRTSIEFEGFFKKIMSYLLTGTRRQSYTRVILVIDNLDRIDAEHAKNIWITLQTFFQHRSGNVNAQDSDWLDRVWFIVPFDRDGLSKIWDGNSPHPQVVLSNKDEFGLQATYDYSNTRAQLADSYIDKCFQIVVEVPQAIPNNWIGYLKEKMQEAFSNSYSKSEVDILIDTFIGYESSLEISPTPRKINTVINRIGMLGLQWGQQFSMQAYCLYALLRQANNSAELRQKLVSKNISLSFLNIDTSALYPELSGLFFGVPKEQGMQLLLVPVIEQYIEEEKYDYLKELVLNHNQAFWIAWGIFDNQNAPDKKPSLYKREYAFLKSAIYLISKLFNDNEISEQTKNNAFLRRTISSLSLEGILHWTSNYQNLEHDYYPLIDPLISLTKQKQVIEFEKIGMNISQAMLEITQDYKDGASENIKVENLNKLIELFENSSLQFKIQSRHFLKHETWEKWIKKHGKTAPICSYIRYSSGIISYLYPDTSIDHLAFEIRLSNLYSLLEYIQDEKELNSLISRILHTYSHSVRSEIFGRNKKERSDEVSIPYSYTNYKLLLHAIMNHPSLEQVSSVYGSMNTEQFWKGGIEPGFSSPLCLLTAVVFKENLFTNKYIPDNIKNFWESHSELTDRWSKYEREVIQFLKELKQLNYLQKLAKIEGYNYAKQIVANNPELFDTETSE; this is translated from the coding sequence GTGGCAAACGAAACCTCAAACCAGGCCAATGACGGGTATATCTTTAATGTATTGCACGAAGAAGTATCCGATACCGATGCCTTTGAAGAAAAAACCCATGAACGGATAAGCCAGTCGCTCTACTCCCTAATCACTACCGCGAGAAAAGCATGCACTATAGGATTAGAAGGGGCTTGGGGTTCTGGTAAATCGACCGTTATCAATCTGCTACGTAATAAATTAAAAGCCGATCAAAATGATGACGCTAAAGAAAGAACGCTCTTCTACGTATTTGATGCTTGGGCGCATGATGGCGACACGCTTAGAAAAACCTTTCTGGAAGAGCTTATTTTAGAGGTAGCCAAAGATAACAATATTAAATCCAAACAACTTGACCCAAGACTGAAAGAGATAAGAGAGCGAGCAAGTGGTCGAAAGAAAACCATTACAACAGAAAACACCAAACAAATATCAAACTATGCCAAGTGGCTAGCAGTATCCATACTTGCATTTCCGCTAGGAGCAACACTTTTATCAAAAGTAGATTTTGATAAGCTCTACGCCCCTTGGGACAAGATAGCAGGAGATATCAACTGGCTATTCTTCTTTGGCATTGTATTTACATCACTCCCCTTTGTTATCACCCTATTCAATGCAATTAGAAGCTACATCGATCCCGATTATTCATTTGCCTTACTCAACCCCAACCATAAAGAAACACTAACCCAAAGTATCACCCAAGACATTGACCGCACATCCATAGAATTTGAAGGGTTCTTCAAAAAAATCATGTCTTACTTGTTAACGGGAACAAGACGGCAATCCTACACCAGAGTCATATTAGTCATAGATAACCTTGACCGCATAGACGCAGAACATGCCAAAAATATCTGGATTACTCTGCAAACCTTTTTTCAGCATCGCTCTGGAAATGTTAACGCGCAAGATAGCGACTGGCTTGATAGAGTTTGGTTTATCGTGCCCTTTGACCGTGATGGATTGAGCAAAATTTGGGACGGAAATTCCCCACATCCTCAAGTTGTATTATCAAACAAAGACGAATTCGGACTTCAAGCCACTTACGATTACAGTAATACGAGAGCTCAGCTAGCCGATTCTTACATAGACAAATGTTTTCAAATCGTTGTAGAAGTCCCCCAGGCAATCCCGAATAACTGGATTGGTTATCTAAAAGAGAAAATGCAAGAAGCGTTTTCAAATTCCTACTCTAAAAGTGAAGTCGATATACTTATTGACACATTTATTGGATATGAAAGCAGCTTGGAAATTTCCCCCACACCAAGAAAAATCAATACTGTTATCAATAGAATAGGTATGTTGGGATTGCAGTGGGGGCAACAATTTAGCATGCAAGCTTACTGTTTATATGCATTGCTACGGCAAGCAAATAACAGTGCCGAATTACGTCAAAAACTCGTTAGCAAAAACATATCTCTAAGCTTTTTAAATATTGATACTTCGGCTCTTTATCCTGAACTCTCCGGGCTATTTTTTGGCGTACCAAAAGAACAGGGTATGCAGTTGCTGTTAGTGCCAGTAATTGAACAATATATCGAAGAAGAAAAATATGATTATTTGAAGGAGTTAGTGTTAAATCACAATCAAGCTTTTTGGATAGCATGGGGTATATTTGATAATCAAAATGCTCCTGATAAAAAACCAAGTCTATATAAGAGAGAGTATGCTTTTCTGAAAAGTGCTATTTACTTAATATCAAAACTATTTAATGACAATGAAATAAGTGAGCAAACAAAAAACAACGCTTTTTTACGTCGCACCATCTCTAGTCTATCGTTAGAGGGCATTTTACATTGGACTTCAAACTATCAAAATCTAGAGCATGATTACTACCCACTTATAGACCCCCTCATCTCTCTAACAAAACAAAAACAAGTGATTGAATTCGAAAAGATAGGAATGAATATTTCTCAGGCAATGTTAGAAATAACTCAAGATTACAAAGATGGTGCAAGTGAAAATATAAAGGTCGAGAACCTTAACAAACTTATTGAACTATTTGAGAACAGCTCACTTCAATTCAAAATACAATCTCGCCACTTCTTAAAACATGAAACTTGGGAGAAATGGATTAAAAAACATGGCAAAACAGCCCCAATTTGCAGTTATATTCGATATTCAAGTGGAATTATTTCCTATCTATATCCGGATACATCCATAGATCACCTAGCTTTCGAAATCAGGCTATCAAACCTCTATTCATTGTTAGAATATATTCAGGATGAAAAGGAGTTAAACTCTCTAATATCGAGAATTCTACACACCTATAGTCATAGTGTCAGATCAGAAATATTCGGAAGAAACAAAAAAGAAAGAAGTGATGAAGTATCCATACCTTATAGCTATACAAACTATAAATTATTGCTCCATGCTATTATGAATCACCCATCACTAGAACAAGTAAGCTCTGTATATGGCAGCATGAACACTGAACAATTCTGGAAAGGGGGGATTGAACCTGGTTTTTCATCTCCGTTATGCCTCTTAACTGCCGTTGTATTTAAAGAGAATCTCTTCACCAACAAATATATTCCTGACAATATTAAAAATTTCTGGGAATCACATTCTGAATTAACGGATCGGTGGTCGAAGTATGAAAGAGAAGTAATTCAATTTCTTAAAGAGTTAAAACAGCTTAATTACTTACAAAAACTCGCCAAAATAGAAGGCTACAACTATGCCAAGCAAATTGTAGCCAATAATCCTGAATTATTTGATACAGAAACAAGCGAGTAA
- a CDS encoding FHA domain-containing protein: MAYLLDAQKNIIILSQYHSIGRMQYSVDTVIEREDVSRFHAVIEWREQGWVLKDVSSNGVWINQIRVQKNELVPLKLGAQISFGNNKSPAFLFADDAAPEDVLFLYDTHLAKPEQSRVIALYPYHLLPDQQSPEVVLYKNDDIWWAEKMQGGELQKRRLKDRDLISIQGVRWQLRVGTSNDQTRLVDTTNNRFEELLAEFNVSQDEESIQLMVIKGANQIDLKVRNYHYLSLYLARRRASDLEKGFTPSEMGWVYVEEVAKDLGLEETTINLHVHRARKQFVNSLNAVNNAVHFIERRPSQLRLGGMKYRILKADRLECEIPVETTSQLVS, translated from the coding sequence TTGGCTTATCTCCTGGATGCCCAAAAAAACATTATTATTTTGTCTCAATATCATTCCATTGGGCGCATGCAATATTCCGTTGATACTGTAATTGAACGTGAAGATGTCTCTCGCTTTCATGCTGTTATTGAGTGGAGAGAGCAAGGTTGGGTGCTCAAAGATGTTAGCAGTAATGGCGTTTGGATTAACCAGATCCGTGTGCAAAAGAACGAGCTTGTCCCTCTTAAATTAGGCGCTCAGATTAGTTTCGGAAACAATAAAAGCCCTGCTTTTCTTTTCGCTGATGATGCCGCTCCTGAAGATGTGTTGTTTCTATACGACACGCACTTGGCTAAACCTGAGCAGAGCCGAGTTATCGCACTTTATCCTTATCATCTTTTACCCGACCAGCAATCCCCCGAAGTGGTTTTGTATAAAAATGACGACATCTGGTGGGCGGAAAAAATGCAAGGCGGAGAGCTACAAAAGCGCCGCTTGAAAGATCGAGACCTAATTTCAATCCAGGGTGTGCGTTGGCAGTTAAGGGTTGGCACGTCAAATGACCAAACCCGACTGGTTGATACAACAAATAATAGATTTGAAGAATTGCTTGCCGAATTTAATGTCAGCCAAGATGAAGAAAGTATTCAGTTAATGGTGATAAAAGGCGCTAATCAGATCGATTTGAAAGTGCGAAATTACCATTATCTCTCTTTGTATCTGGCAAGACGCAGGGCTTCTGACCTTGAAAAAGGATTCACGCCATCTGAGATGGGCTGGGTATATGTTGAAGAAGTCGCAAAAGATCTGGGGCTGGAAGAAACCACCATTAATCTTCATGTTCACCGAGCCAGAAAACAGTTTGTGAATTCTCTTAATGCAGTGAATAACGCGGTTCATTTTATAGAAAGGCGTCCATCCCAATTACGGTTGGGGGGGATGAAATACAGGATCTTAAAGGCCGATAGACTGGAATGTGAGATTCCTGTCGAAACCACTTCGCAGCTTGTTTCCTGA
- a CDS encoding helix-turn-helix domain-containing protein, protein MNNRNLFAELSSSLVEAKAHSEGKLTLKNHKVNHVNELDISPEEIVSIREKYNMSRGVFARLMHTSARTLENWEQGRSVPNGQAITLLRLVQRHPETLGYIAEL, encoded by the coding sequence ATGAACAATCGTAATTTGTTTGCAGAACTCAGTTCATCACTTGTTGAAGCGAAAGCTCACTCAGAGGGCAAGTTAACGCTGAAAAACCACAAGGTAAACCACGTTAATGAACTGGATATTTCACCAGAAGAAATCGTCAGCATTCGTGAAAAGTACAATATGTCGCGCGGCGTGTTCGCACGCTTGATGCACACATCGGCAAGAACATTAGAAAACTGGGAACAAGGCCGAAGTGTCCCCAACGGACAAGCCATCACACTACTAAGACTGGTACAACGCCACCCGGAAACATTGGGTTATATTGCGGAGTTGTAG
- the rplP gene encoding 50S ribosomal protein L16 gives MLQPKRTKFRKQHKGRNRGIAVSGSKVSFGTYGLKAVARGRMTARQIEAARRAMTRHVKRQGKIWIRVFPDKPITQKPLEVRQGKGKGSVEYWVCQIQPGRMLYEMEGVPEELAREAFGLAAAKLPFKTTFVTRTVM, from the coding sequence ATGTTACAACCTAAAAGAACGAAATTTCGTAAGCAACATAAAGGTCGTAACCGTGGTATCGCGGTTTCCGGAAGCAAAGTAAGCTTCGGAACGTACGGTCTTAAAGCGGTTGCTCGTGGACGTATGACTGCACGTCAAATCGAGGCAGCTCGTCGTGCGATGACTCGTCACGTTAAACGTCAAGGTAAAATCTGGATCCGCGTATTCCCAGACAAACCTATTACTCAAAAGCCTTTGGAAGTACGTCAAGGTAAAGGTAAAGGTAGCGTTGAATACTGGGTTTGCCAGATCCAACCTGGACGCATGTTATACGAGATGGAAGGTGTGCCAGAAGAATTGGCTCGCGAAGCATTCGGACTTGCAGCTGCAAAACTGCCGTTTAAGACCACATTTGTAACTCGGACGGTGATGTAA
- the rpmC gene encoding 50S ribosomal protein L29 has protein sequence MNTAELREKNVEELNAELKNLLREQFSLRMQHSTGQLEKTNQLKEVRRNIARVKTILTEKAGAPSTGV, from the coding sequence ATGAATACAGCTGAATTAAGAGAAAAGAATGTTGAAGAATTGAACGCTGAGTTGAAAAACTTGCTGCGTGAACAATTCAGTCTTCGTATGCAACACAGTACTGGTCAGTTGGAAAAAACCAACCAACTGAAAGAAGTGCGTCGTAATATCGCGCGTGTTAAAACCATTCTGACTGAGAAGGCAGGTGCGCCTTCTACTGGAGTGTAA
- the rpsQ gene encoding 30S ribosomal protein S17: MDKTITVAVERKVKHPIYGKFIKRTTKLHAHDETNQCQEGDVVTIRECRPLSKSKNWMLVDVVTKA, from the coding sequence ATGGATAAAACTATCACTGTTGCTGTTGAGCGTAAGGTGAAGCACCCTATCTACGGTAAATTCATCAAGCGTACAACTAAACTGCACGCTCATGACGAAACTAATCAATGCCAAGAAGGTGACGTAGTCACTATTCGTGAATGTCGTCCTCTGTCCAAGTCTAAAAACTGGATGTTGGTTGACGTTGTAACTAAAGCATAA
- a CDS encoding hybrid sensor histidine kinase/response regulator codes for MQKSTRNRGATTSVDLAALTEEQYHSINSMSGLVVLVAHDGRIICSNANWTEYTQSHSIFSADIKRQNNYFDVYRRLNGSNAHHAYQGIKSVLSGSRMGFDMDFICQLTQTRFQMRVTPLLQAHHIQAVVISHDEVLPEHHVTHHDVIAGKCYQALFDSLSDGVMVVDLPCGTIRQCNEAIANFTGYKLHELIGRTFWSITPDKWHDFERSLVIEELSTKGYIEEFEKEYIHQDGSLIPVSLQCWPLLDHQGNLVAAWAIIKDLTEKKRREQEAQQIQKMQALGTLSGGIAHEFNNILAIILANSELLSSKFSESADEKEHINSVISATERASALVNQILAFSRLDGFTLTTTELSKVVNSALKMVVTNLPKHITMDCDLPHEPIHALANDAQIQQIIFNLCTNAIQELGNSPGHIHIELHALQENMYGSPHIRLSVSDTGRGISVQNMSQIFEPFYTTKPAGQGSGLGLSVVKGIVNRHSGKIYVESSPGEGTQFHIDIPVLDDIDEQENQTMNHSVGISDKHVLIVEENASLAQIYETYFKQLGCQVTVCGDGNSALSLCKEKIASVDLIFTDESLSGISGSQFVSEIRSLCRQTPIAMVTNQQSAINIKIKNEIQHWFVKPVSRQNIRACMSEFMY; via the coding sequence GTGCAAAAATCCACCAGAAACAGAGGCGCTACGACATCCGTAGATTTAGCAGCGCTGACTGAAGAACAATATCATTCCATCAACTCCATGTCGGGTCTTGTTGTGCTTGTGGCTCATGATGGCAGAATTATTTGCAGCAATGCCAACTGGACTGAGTACACCCAAAGCCATTCTATTTTCAGTGCTGACATCAAACGTCAAAACAATTACTTCGATGTTTATAGACGCTTGAATGGCAGTAATGCTCATCATGCTTATCAAGGTATCAAGTCAGTATTGAGTGGTTCTCGCATGGGCTTTGATATGGATTTCATATGCCAGCTTACTCAAACACGATTTCAAATGCGGGTAACGCCGCTTTTACAAGCTCATCATATTCAGGCTGTGGTGATATCGCATGATGAGGTATTGCCAGAGCATCATGTCACTCACCACGACGTAATCGCAGGAAAGTGTTATCAGGCACTATTCGATTCCTTGTCTGATGGTGTCATGGTGGTTGATTTACCTTGCGGCACAATACGCCAGTGCAACGAGGCGATTGCAAACTTTACCGGCTACAAGCTTCATGAGTTGATAGGCCGTACTTTTTGGAGTATTACCCCGGACAAATGGCACGATTTTGAACGCTCGCTGGTCATAGAAGAGCTCTCAACCAAAGGTTATATCGAAGAGTTCGAGAAGGAATACATTCATCAAGATGGTTCTCTTATCCCGGTTTCTTTGCAATGTTGGCCTTTATTAGATCATCAGGGAAATCTGGTTGCAGCATGGGCGATAATCAAAGACCTGACAGAGAAAAAACGCCGCGAACAGGAAGCGCAACAAATTCAAAAAATGCAAGCGCTAGGAACCTTGTCGGGTGGCATCGCCCATGAATTTAATAACATTCTGGCAATTATTCTGGCTAACTCGGAATTATTAAGTTCGAAGTTCTCAGAAAGTGCTGACGAAAAGGAACATATTAATAGTGTGATAAGTGCGACTGAACGCGCTTCTGCTCTAGTAAATCAAATTCTTGCTTTTAGTCGACTTGATGGCTTTACCTTGACAACAACAGAACTTTCAAAGGTTGTTAATTCGGCGCTAAAAATGGTAGTAACCAATCTTCCCAAGCACATTACCATGGACTGTGATCTGCCTCATGAACCTATTCATGCCTTAGCAAATGACGCACAAATCCAGCAAATCATCTTTAACTTATGTACAAACGCAATACAGGAATTAGGCAATAGCCCTGGTCATATTCATATTGAACTGCATGCTTTACAGGAAAATATGTATGGTTCTCCTCATATTAGATTAAGTGTTAGTGATACCGGCCGGGGAATTTCTGTGCAAAACATGTCTCAAATATTCGAGCCTTTTTACACTACCAAACCAGCGGGGCAAGGATCGGGATTAGGCTTGTCGGTTGTTAAGGGAATCGTTAATCGCCATTCTGGAAAAATATATGTTGAAAGCTCACCAGGAGAAGGGACGCAGTTTCATATCGACATTCCGGTTTTGGATGATATCGATGAACAGGAAAACCAGACAATGAACCACTCGGTCGGAATATCTGACAAGCATGTGCTTATTGTGGAAGAAAATGCGTCACTGGCACAAATTTATGAAACCTATTTCAAACAGTTGGGGTGTCAAGTCACGGTTTGTGGTGATGGAAACAGCGCTTTATCACTATGCAAAGAGAAGATAGCTAGCGTAGACCTGATATTTACAGACGAGTCGTTGTCGGGTATTTCAGGATCGCAATTTGTCTCAGAAATTCGCAGTCTATGCAGGCAAACTCCCATAGCCATGGTGACGAATCAACAATCCGCGATCAATATCAAAATAAAGAATGAAATCCAGCATTGGTTTGTAAAACCCGTATCACGACAAAATATTAGAGCCTGCATGTCGGAATTCATGTATTAG
- a CDS encoding type II toxin-antitoxin system RelE/ParE family toxin translates to MESIFIESTLFEKHRKDYLSDEDFRLLQAQLMYYPEQGDVIQGTGGLRKVRFAGKDKGKRGGFRIIYYYLSHYRRFYLLTIYAKNEMTDLTAAQKKLLREFMEKWIDEQS, encoded by the coding sequence ATGGAAAGCATATTTATTGAATCAACCCTATTTGAGAAACACAGAAAAGATTACCTAAGCGATGAAGATTTTCGCCTCCTGCAAGCTCAACTCATGTATTACCCAGAGCAAGGGGACGTAATTCAAGGCACTGGCGGCTTGCGCAAAGTCAGATTTGCGGGAAAAGACAAGGGCAAACGAGGTGGCTTTCGTATTATTTATTACTATCTCAGCCATTATCGGCGTTTCTATTTACTAACAATTTACGCCAAAAATGAAATGACCGATTTAACCGCAGCCCAAAAGAAATTATTGAGAGAATTTATGGAGAAATGGATCGATGAACAATCGTAA
- a CDS encoding kinase, whose product MAQELMVLKQSPALSGKPLFIGVNGCQGSGKSTLSDFLHRYFSQEKGLSSVVMSLDDFYFDRNTRATLANSIHPMLQTRGVPGTHDTEKMHDVLTTLKQSKTTTIAVPRFNKAQDNPYPESQWSQLSSPVDIVIMEGWCWGVEAQSDEQLQQPVNELESQQDMDGTWRKYVNQCLKNDYEPLYALMDYWVMLKAPAFSQVFKWRCEQEHKLAASLAETSNTKVMSDAQIWDFIQYYQRLTEHGLNTLPPTCDKVFELGNDRSIHSVT is encoded by the coding sequence TTGGCTCAAGAATTGATGGTATTAAAGCAATCCCCGGCTCTGTCAGGTAAGCCCTTATTTATTGGTGTGAATGGATGTCAGGGTTCTGGTAAATCGACCCTGTCGGATTTTCTGCATCGCTATTTTTCGCAAGAAAAAGGCTTAAGCAGCGTGGTGATGTCACTTGATGATTTTTATTTCGATCGAAACACTCGTGCCACATTAGCGAACAGCATTCACCCCATGCTGCAAACACGAGGCGTACCGGGTACTCACGACACAGAAAAAATGCATGACGTACTAACCACACTAAAACAATCAAAAACGACTACCATTGCCGTGCCACGATTTAATAAAGCGCAAGACAATCCATATCCCGAATCACAGTGGTCGCAACTGTCCAGCCCTGTCGATATTGTCATCATGGAAGGTTGGTGTTGGGGAGTTGAAGCTCAAAGTGATGAGCAACTTCAGCAACCCGTTAATGAACTGGAGTCACAACAAGATATGGATGGAACATGGCGCAAGTACGTAAATCAATGCCTGAAAAACGACTATGAACCGCTGTATGCATTGATGGATTACTGGGTGATGTTAAAAGCACCTGCGTTTAGCCAAGTGTTCAAATGGCGTTGTGAGCAGGAACACAAATTAGCTGCCTCGCTCGCTGAAACCTCAAACACCAAGGTGATGAGCGACGCGCAAATTTGGGACTTTATTCAGTATTACCAGCGCCTGACCGAGCATGGCTTGAACACCTTACCCCCAACCTGTGACAAGGTGTTTGAACTTGGCAATGACCGGAGCATCCATTCTGTAACCTAA